GTATCTGTCTTCTTCCTTCGTTGTGCCTAGGAGGAGTGGAACTGTGAAGAAAGCAAGAAAAGCATGGAACTGAAAGCTCTAATTCACGAGGGTGGACACGTGGCTGAAGATGTATCGTTGTAAATACTCCGTTTACAAatttaccaatttttttttaatattgctAAAATGCAAAAAATAAGGCCCATTCCCAAATGAACACCATCAGATGTAATGGGCCATTCCCTTAAAAGGCCaatagattttgaaaatttaggcCCATTGGGCCCCCCTGACATGAGGAAAAAATatcgccgttgccggggatcgaACCCGGGTCACCCGCGTGACAGGCGGGAATACTCACCACTATACTACAACGACTTTGTGTGTCAGCAGTCTATTTGTTTAATAACTCAACTCTTCACAGACTCAGCGCTGCACTTGAGAAGAAAAGTGGGCCAAGAAGCAGACTCAAAGCCCATTCAACCGTAAACCTTCTAGATAAAGTTAGAAATACCCATTGATCACCGATCACCAGAAGGTTCATAACAGTGATTCATGTTTCTAGCCGAAGACATGTGGTCCACTAATCTAataggattttgattttcaagaagaaaaaaaatccttgATTTTTATATGCAGAAACAAACGTCCACCACATATCCACTGGATATGCCACGTGGGCACCTAACTGATTGAAGCAATCCACGTGGCCCTATCCTAAATCCCACGAAACCTTCTTTAGCCAATAACCGTCCGTATTTGGATTCGCCTATATCCCTCGCTGCCTATACTACCCAAACACCCAGCACTTGAGACTTCTATCTTCTCTGTCATTCTCACTCTTCACACTCTGAGAATGGCTTCCAACACCTTAATGAGCTCCGGCATCGCCGCTGCCGCCTTCCCCTCGGTCCTTTCCTCTTCCAAATCCAAATTCGCTGCCGCCTCTCCGCTGCCTTGTGCTGCTTCTAATGCCGCAGGCCGCGTTTCCATGACCGCGGACTGGATGCCTGGTCAGCCACGCCCACCCTACCTAGATGGATCTGCGCCTGCGTACATAACTACTCAAATACTTATTTTCGATTACAAAAACATACACTGAGAGATAAGTTTGTACTTAAAAAGGGTTTTGTATTTAGGGTCATTTTGATGACTTGTACATGTATTTTGTGTTTCAGTGATTTTGGATTCGACCCACTTCGGCTTGGCGAGGTACCGGAGAACCTAGAGAGATTCAAGGAGTCTGAAGTCTATCACTGCAGATGGGCTATGCTTGCCGTTGTAAGTTTTTAACTTCaaatttcacttttttatatttttagtttttcaCCTAAAAACATGAGAAGTTGACCAATGCATGATCACAAATGTATTAGTCTTGTAAGAATAAAACTCGGGATTTTCCGAGTCTAATAACAAAGCTATGGCTCCATTTTGGTGCTCGTCGGCTCGGCTCGGCTCGGCTCATTTGCATTCCCAAATTTAATAACTAAGAtcttcaaaacaaaacaatttagCCCTTAAAACCTGTGCAATCATGTTTGGGATGAGTTAAATGGTCTCAGTTTTAAGTTAATTTGATTGGTGCCTGTGCATTATGCAGCCAGGAATTCTAGTACCAGAGGCATTGGGCTTAGGCAACTGGGTTCAGGCACAAGAGTGGGCTGCAAAACCTGACGGCCAAGCCACCTACTTGGGCAACCCAGTCCCATGGGGCACCCTTCCCACAATTTTGGTAATTGAATTCCTCGCCATTGCCTTCGTAGAGCACCAACGCAGCATGGAGAAAGATCCCGAAAAGAAGAAGTACCCCGGCGGGCCCTTCGATCCTCTCGGCTACTCCAAGGACCCCAAGAAGTTCGAGGAATACAAGGTCAAAGAGATCAAGAACGGTGAGCTCTCATAACCTGACCAAGTGAAACactatttgaaatttgaacttgtGTTTCTCTAATTATTACTTGAGAAGTACATAATTCAATTTTGATTTACAGGTCGGTTGGCAATGTTGGCATTCGTGGGGTTCGTCGTTCAACAATCAGCTTATCCTGGCACAGGACCATTGGAGAACTTGGCCTCTCACTTGGCTGATCCATGGCACAACAACATTGGAGACATAATCATCCCCAGAGGGATTGTGCCATGATTGACAGAAATTCAAACTTATTGTAAAACTCCTTTTCAAACTTGTGTGATGAATCTAAGCATGATACTATATCCCGGGTTGTGTAATTAGAACTAGTATTTGTACAATGACTTCATCCTACTACCCCCTAATTACACCTTTGATATTAACATTAGCTTTGATCATCACATCACATCAAAAACACAGAGCGACTAAACCCACAATGcaaaatcagattcaaaccCATGTTGCCAAGGTCTTCGATGTGGAGTGTCACCACTTTTTGGTCATTTTTAATTAGGAAAATGATTAAAATCCCAAAAGTATTTCAACAGTGTGTGACACTCATTCACCCTCGTGTATCCTTATACAATTTTGTGCGCTCACTTATCTCGCATGGTCATGGTGGGTATTCTTCATTTGGGGGAGCTGCATCAAGTGAGAATATTGAGTAACGATGACCCTCTATACCTTAAATTGTGAAGGCTAAAACAGCAAAAATTAAGGTCAAACGCATCACAACTTCTCCTTCCATTGCAAATGTTGGGATCTAGAGTTTCTCCTTGGTTCACTATATATATTTGTGCTTTTGAGTATATAATTTGTGTTGTGTAAAGTGCCATGTCTAGgcacttttattttatatgtacACAAGTTGATTAGCCCTACAAATAGTCAAAGTCAAACACCCAGATAGATGCATATCTTGGAAGATTCAAAATAATTTAGAGGGGATTTGTTAAATCTCGAATTTGAGATTTTGTTTtacaagaaaataacaaaaaaactcAAAGATTATTGATGATGTAAATCTAGGGATTTTCACACCTTACAAGAATTAGTATttaatgagattttttttataatttctaATTTTAAACTAAGTCAAAAAAAGGATTGAGTGCTTAATGGTCAAAACTTCTAATATTACTTTTTTTGATACAAGGGAAAAGGATGGGAAGActcgaactcaagacctctatgagatatcacacacatgagtgtcttCTGACCTACTCATGATTctcaaaacttcaaatattACGAAAGGTGTTTTCTTGCAAGGCTCATAATGCTATTTAAGGCCTCAAACGCCTTTGTCCTAACGTTGGACCAAAAGCCCAATCAAATAGGTGTCAAATTAAGTCCATGACAATGCATAGATAGACAGGTAAAATTGAGGATGCGGAAATCTACATTTCTCCTCGAATTATCATCTAATGGTTTGAGATTTATGTGTTTTCTCCATTAGACTTGTCTTCACCATGGGATGAGAATTATAAACTCCGAAGAATTGTATAGGTCCCACATCCGAAAATTGATGAATGGTTAAAGAATTGCTTAGTtcactctctcttcttcttccttttttttttttctccttagaAGTGTTGATGTCCTCATGATGCAACCTTAGATGGAAGATTAGTTAGAGTAATAAACTAATTTGACTCAAATACTAAATAAACAATTTGTAAGTTGTTTATTATGTAGTACAATTACCAATAAATGTACCTAATAATAAATCTCCACTGACTAAATCTTGTATTCAAAAGTGAAGCATCATGTGATGCTCTTATTTATCTTGGGAGGCACATTTTGCCAACTATTGTACGGAAGTACTGATCAcaaattcaatatatatataaagaaatcaaatcaataaTCAAGTGATGCCTAAATAATGGGCCCTCAATGGGCCAGAATGTTCTTCATTTAACAGTTAATTATTGATGTCATTATTATCCAAATGAGTTGAATAGATGAAACCCAATAATGAAGAAGACAATTATCCAAAGATCTCATTTTTGTGTTCTTCTTTAAAGTTGTATAAAATAATTCTTCACCTAAAAATGGATTCTTTTGCTGCAAATCCAGAGGCATGAATGGTAGGAAGCACATGAATGAACAAACCCATGTTTCTTGCCTATCTTTGCTAAGTATACATATATCATTCATATAATCAACTAAAACCAAAACTCATGAAACTCATTAATTAGGTAACGCATAAGAGTCCTGTTCATTTGGAGGCATACTAATGTGATGATTAAATCTTGTCTGGCTATAGTTAAGAGCATAAGAAATCCCCAACCAGATTATGTATCAAAATTGAAAGTTCAGACACATGTTGCAATGCCCCAGTTGGTTTAATGTGCAATCTGGATTAGCAGACATGAAGACAAAAACCCCATACTCAAATGGGTCAATAATAACCAGTGTCATCTCTCCTAAGTACAGCCTGTATCAACTCAAGCCTTTCATGTCATCTTCAGCAATTAATATAGCCTCCAATTTGCACTTTTAAATGGTGTCTAGATTAATTCTTGTTGCCCACAGATATAATGTAAGAGTCTGTCCCTCCATACTCGTAACATTTTGTCAATTTTGGACCGGCTTATATTGACCTGCACGGTTTTGTCTTCCTAGACCCAACACCATGGCATACTAGTTTGAACACAATAAAACGCTTGTTACTAGTTCAGGAGTTTGGCTTCTTATGTAATGTATTTCACATATTCCCctaagcgatgtgggacaagagacTTAACCTCATCTCCACTGGCACTCGGTAGCTCGCTCAATACTATCAAGCTTGACAGTACATAGGCTTGTGACCCTGTCCACTCGAGTCGGGTgctacacacatacacacaatcactttatatagatatacagtagcaaaaactgaaaaaaaaaatcatattatgTTTCcaatattgatatttgatacaAAAGAAGTAATTCTTACATTATGATCTGTATTTGGATATATTCATGTCTAATTAAACTTCTATTACGACTAAATGGGTTTGCTAAAACTTGATTAAGTAAACAATGATATGTTGACCCCATAACAGCTGCTATATGTTGGCTTATTAAGCATTTGTTTCTATGCCAGCATCAGCAATCAAGAAGCAGAGCAACATGGGTTTGTTTGCTTTAGTAAGATTCAGAACTCACTGAGAAGGTGTAGTCAACGCAGTTCTTCAGTAAGCCAGCTAGTTTTGTCATTTTAAATTACACTTAAAACTTCATCTTCAGTCAGACACTTCCACGTTTGACTCATTAACAGTCTGATCTCCAATAAAAATGATCAAAACTCTCCACATTATCAAAGCATAACCCAaatccatcaaacaaactgcTGATCAATGAGACAGCAAGACTTCATTGAATAGAGAATCAGCAATGATGGTCAAACAATGTGTTTCTGGTGCTGGGTTTCTTCTTCATCTACTTATGCTGCTTCTATTAATGCCAATTACAGTATCTGGGTATGGCTCATCCGGCTCCATTGCGGCAGCATTTGGTGATAATGGGTTCTTCTGTGCCATTGATGCAGGTGGAAAGCAAGAAATCATTTGTTGGGACAAAGGCAACAAATCTTCGGTATCAACGACATTGATGAGCTCAATGCCACCAATGGTTTCTCTCTCTGGTGGCGAGGGCCTTCTCTGCGGCATTACATCGAACGCTTCACAGGCGTATTGTTTTAGCCTGCCAAATCCAGGTAAAAATCTTGTACCGAGAGCATTTCAATCCACTTCTTACTTACAAATTGCCGCGGGAAGAAATCATGTTTGTGCTATTAGAGGAGCTTACAATTCAAGCATTAATCTTGGTAATGTGGACTGTTGGGAATTTGATCAAGCATCAGaagaaaaatattcatttcGTAATCAGTATATTGAAAGCCTTCTGTTTAGGAAGATTGTCTCTGGAGATGGGTTTAGCTGTGGTGGTGTTGAGGAAGGTGGAGTGGTTTGTTGGGGACCCAGATCAGAAAATTTGGGAATTTCAGTTACTTCTggtgattttgaaattttagcCACAGGAAGGAACTCAGCTTGTGGGGTGTCTAGTGTATCTAGTGAAGTTGAATGCTGGGGTGATGTTTATGAGTTTGGAGCTCCACCAAAAGGCTCTCGATTTGTAGGTTTGTCAGCTGGAGCACAACATTTTTGTGGGGTCTATGAAGATGATCATGGAGTTAAATGTTGGGGTAATGATTCTTCTTCAGTTCCTAAGGGCTCTGGGTTTATGGCAATTGCTTCATCTGATTATACCACTTGTGGGGTGCGAGAAGTGGACTTAATACTTGATTGCTGGGGAGTTCAAGGGCAGTCCCCGGTGGAGTATAGTCCCCCATTGCAGCTTTGTAGTCCTGGCGTGTGCTCGGCTGGCGCATGTGGTACTGGAAAGTTTGCTTTCAATGCAAGCATTCTTAATGAGCCAGAGTTAGAAAACTTGTGTTCTCAGAAGGACTTGAGGATTTGCTTGCCTTGTGGAACGAATTGTTCCAAAGGCTACTTCCCTTCTAGTATGTGTACAGATAATGCAGATAGAATTTGCACTGCTTGTTCCCTTTGCCAGAACAGCTCTTGTTGGGACATTTGTGGGCTTCCTTCTTCGGCGGGGATTCAACAGCAGGAACGGCAAGAGATTAGCAAACTAGTACTCATCATTGGCTCTTCGGCGTCCGGCACCTTACTGATTTTGATTGCATTCTGTCTTCTTCCACAGATGATCAATacaaaagatgaagaaaagGGTGGAAGTTGGTGCACTTCTTGTTTAGGCAAGCATGTGGTGGAGGCTGAACCTGACTCCCATCCACAGCTACCTATTTCTGCAGCTACACTTGTTGGAGAGACCCAAATCTTCCGTCTTTCAGAACTTAAAGACGCCACACATGGTTTCAAGGAATTCAACGAGCTTGGCCGAGGGAGCTTTGGTTTTGTTTACAAAGCTGTTCTGTCTGATGGCAGGCAAGTCGCTGTTAAAAGGGCTAATGCTGCCACAATAATTCACACAAACAGCAGGGATTTTGAAACAGAACTGGAAACCTTATGCAATCTAAGGCATGATAACATTGTGAACTTGTTAGGCTATTGTGCTGAAATGGGGGAGAGGTTGCTTGTTTACGAGTTCATGCCTCACGGAACGCTTGATGACCATCTCCATGGGGAGCTCTCTCCATTAGATTGGAATATGAGACTAAAAATATCGCTGCAGGCTGCAAGAGGACTTGAGTATCTTCACAATGAAGTCACACCACCCATTGTTCATCGCGACGTGAAGACTGCAAACATTCTTTTAGACTCCGGTTGGGTGGCAAGAATATCAGATTTTGGGATCTCAAGTGCTGCAGACAGGGATCATCAAAATGGAGATATGGAGAGCGATGTCTATAGTTTTGGCGTAGTTTTGCTTGAGATACTAAGTGGACGAAAAGCTTATGACCGCGACTACACTCCTCCAGGCATTATCGAATGGACATTGCCCTTACTAAGACATGGAAAGGCAGCTGCCATTATCGATCGAAACGTGGTGCTTCCAAGAAATGTTGAACCTCTTTTCAAACTTGCTGATATTGCAGAACTTTGTCTGAAGGAAAACACAGCGGAGCGTCCTAGCATGTCTAATGTGGCAAGTTCATTAGATCAGATAGTCAGAGCAGGATTGATCATGTAATTACTCTCTGTAAGGGGATTTTTCTATTCATTGTAAATCTGCTGCAAAAATGTGCATTGATTCAATTCTGTTTAGGTTCTTTGCCATTCCACAAAGTGGATGAGGATGTAATTGCTGCTGCAACATTTCTTGATATGTTTTCAATCAATGAGAACAATTCATCTGCAATATTTTGAATGATGTCTATTTCTCTTCACAACCCTATTAGAGGTGTTAGGCAGGGCCGGGCCTAGCAAGACCCATTTGCCTTGGTCAACGGGCTCGGCCTGTTTGACACCGCTAATATGTGTAGCCATTAGAGCACGGCCCATTTCAAGTATTGCTTCAGTGCTTCTCTTGGAAATCTCTACCCAGCCCGATTAGAGGTGTTGGGCCGAGCCTAGTACAACTTATTGACTTGGTCAACGGGCCCGACCTGTGTGACACCTCTAATATGTGTAACCACAAGGGCACGGCCCATTTCAAGTGCTGCTTCGCTTGGACACCTAACCTTGTACTCAATCTCAGTCAATTGCTAACACGAATTTAGAATCGCTTTAGTTCGATTTacacaagaaaaaataataattaacgTGAaactattatattatatatagttatatatatactatatagcttCCTCTTTCGCTCATAGATTCTGATTTTTATAAATTACTCTCCAAAAATTTGTTTAGTTTACTATTCTTTGCATCATAGATCAACACAATAAATCCATGAATCAATTActattttcctttcaaaaaaagaaaagtattatgactattttaattataaatgcTAAACTTATTATTCATGCTCATAACTAACAAATTTGATGCCATGTTATAAAATAAACATGATAGTTATAATAACTAAGATGGTCGAGTTGGCTGAGTTTgaatcttttatttcttttgttgttaATGACAACACAAATATTGATaggatatttatgtattttgatataataattatagatttggagaaaaaatgaagaaaatattttatttcaacTAAATTAGAATTTCAAATCTGTTTATAAATTAAACTTGTCAtattcaattaattattttttaatactttATGGACATATGTCAGTCAATTAATCCCTCAAAAAATATGATTCAATCTTATCATATAAGATCAAGGAGTTTGGAGAGAGTGCTTTAATGCACACACAGACAGACACAACAGGTTAGGAAGACAGACAGGAACTGATTAAGGCCTTGTGTGGGAGTTAAGATTTCATTGGTTTTCattgtttagtttagttttggttCATTTTAATCATGTGTGGTAGTTTTTTTTTAGCATTTTAAATGATTGGTTTGTattggttttaaaaaacaagGTAAACCAATTCATGAAGGTTTCCCTAATTACATGCGTGTTGGCCCTGTT
This genomic window from Tripterygium wilfordii isolate XIE 37 chromosome 9, ASM1340144v1, whole genome shotgun sequence contains:
- the LOC120005362 gene encoding chlorophyll a-b binding protein 6, chloroplastic; protein product: MASNTLMSSGIAAAAFPSVLSSSKSKFAAASPLPCAASNAAGRVSMTADWMPGQPRPPYLDGSAPADFGFDPLRLGEVPENLERFKESEVYHCRWAMLAVPGILVPEALGLGNWVQAQEWAAKPDGQATYLGNPVPWGTLPTILVIEFLAIAFVEHQRSMEKDPEKKKYPGGPFDPLGYSKDPKKFEEYKVKEIKNGRLAMLAFVGFVVQQSAYPGTGPLENLASHLADPWHNNIGDIIIPRGIVP
- the LOC120006538 gene encoding serine/threonine-protein kinase-like protein CCR2, coding for MMVKQCVSGAGFLLHLLMLLLLMPITVSGYGSSGSIAAAFGDNGFFCAIDAGGKQEIICWDKGNKSSVSTTLMSSMPPMVSLSGGEGLLCGITSNASQAYCFSLPNPGKNLVPRAFQSTSYLQIAAGRNHVCAIRGAYNSSINLGNVDCWEFDQASEEKYSFRNQYIESLLFRKIVSGDGFSCGGVEEGGVVCWGPRSENLGISVTSGDFEILATGRNSACGVSSVSSEVECWGDVYEFGAPPKGSRFVGLSAGAQHFCGVYEDDHGVKCWGNDSSSVPKGSGFMAIASSDYTTCGVREVDLILDCWGVQGQSPVEYSPPLQLCSPGVCSAGACGTGKFAFNASILNEPELENLCSQKDLRICLPCGTNCSKGYFPSSMCTDNADRICTACSLCQNSSCWDICGLPSSAGIQQQERQEISKLVLIIGSSASGTLLILIAFCLLPQMINTKDEEKGGSWCTSCLGKHVVEAEPDSHPQLPISAATLVGETQIFRLSELKDATHGFKEFNELGRGSFGFVYKAVLSDGRQVAVKRANAATIIHTNSRDFETELETLCNLRHDNIVNLLGYCAEMGERLLVYEFMPHGTLDDHLHGELSPLDWNMRLKISLQAARGLEYLHNEVTPPIVHRDVKTANILLDSGWVARISDFGISSAADRDHQNGDMESDVYSFGVVLLEILSGRKAYDRDYTPPGIIEWTLPLLRHGKAAAIIDRNVVLPRNVEPLFKLADIAELCLKENTAERPSMSNVASSLDQIVRAGLIM